One segment of Amycolatopsis alba DSM 44262 DNA contains the following:
- a CDS encoding acetolactate synthase large subunit — translation MTSATSRAEANTPGARPKPAPPAGTPVRVTGAQSLVRSLEAVGAEVVFGIPGGTILPAYDPLLDSTKVRHVLVRHEQGAGHAATGYAQATGKVGVCMATSGPGATNLVTPLADANMDSVPVVAITGQQSRALIGTDAFQEADICGITMPITKHNFLVTDPVDIPRTIAEAFHLASTGRPGPVLVDIPKDVLQEMTSFSWPTELRLPGYRPTLRPHGKQVREAARLISKSRRPVLYVGGGVVKADASSQLMELAELTGIPVVTTLMARGAFPDSHPQHLGMPGMHGTVAAVAAMQRSDLLIALGARFDDRVTGQLSSFAPDAAIVHADIDPAEISKNRKADVPIVGDCAEIITELIEAVRAETDKSAKPDLKDWWTQASAWRDDYPAGYEWPEDGTLSPQYVIERIGSLVGPDAVYTAGVGQHQMWAAQFVKYENPRTWINSGGLGTMGFAVPAAMGAKFGVPDKQVWAIDGDGCFQMTNQELATCAIEGAPIKVAVINNGNLGMVRQWQNLFYSERYSNTDLGTHKHRIPDFTLLAEALGCAGLRCETKEDVDATIRRAMEINDRPVVIDFVVGKDAQVWPMVAAGTGNDEIMAVRGIRPLFDDDEVAAEAEINAAAEGDAR, via the coding sequence ATGACTAGTGCCACCTCGCGAGCTGAAGCGAACACCCCTGGAGCGCGTCCCAAGCCGGCGCCGCCGGCCGGGACCCCGGTGCGGGTCACGGGCGCGCAGTCGCTCGTCCGCTCACTCGAGGCGGTGGGCGCGGAAGTCGTGTTCGGTATTCCCGGCGGCACCATTCTCCCGGCGTACGACCCGTTGCTCGACTCGACGAAGGTCCGCCACGTCCTGGTCCGCCACGAACAGGGCGCGGGCCACGCCGCCACCGGGTACGCGCAGGCGACCGGCAAGGTCGGTGTGTGCATGGCCACGTCGGGTCCCGGCGCGACCAACCTGGTCACCCCGCTGGCCGACGCGAACATGGACTCGGTCCCGGTGGTCGCCATCACCGGTCAGCAGTCCCGCGCGCTGATCGGCACCGACGCCTTCCAGGAAGCCGACATCTGCGGCATCACGATGCCGATCACCAAGCACAACTTCCTGGTCACCGACCCGGTGGACATCCCGCGCACCATCGCGGAGGCCTTCCACCTCGCCTCGACCGGCCGCCCCGGCCCGGTCCTGGTGGACATCCCCAAGGACGTCCTGCAGGAGATGACCTCCTTCTCCTGGCCGACGGAGCTGCGGCTGCCGGGCTACCGGCCCACGCTGCGCCCGCACGGCAAGCAGGTCCGCGAAGCCGCCCGGCTGATCAGCAAGTCACGGCGGCCGGTCCTCTACGTCGGCGGTGGCGTGGTCAAGGCCGACGCCTCGAGCCAACTGATGGAACTGGCCGAACTGACCGGGATCCCGGTCGTCACCACGCTGATGGCCCGCGGCGCGTTCCCCGACTCGCACCCGCAGCACCTCGGCATGCCGGGGATGCACGGCACGGTCGCCGCGGTCGCCGCGATGCAGCGGTCGGATCTGCTGATCGCCCTCGGCGCCCGCTTCGACGACCGTGTCACCGGGCAGCTGTCCTCGTTCGCGCCGGACGCCGCGATCGTCCACGCCGACATCGACCCGGCCGAGATCTCCAAGAACCGCAAGGCGGACGTGCCGATCGTCGGCGACTGCGCGGAGATCATCACCGAGCTGATCGAGGCCGTCCGCGCCGAGACCGACAAGTCCGCGAAGCCGGATCTGAAGGACTGGTGGACGCAGGCGAGCGCCTGGCGCGACGACTACCCGGCCGGTTACGAATGGCCCGAGGACGGGACGCTTTCCCCGCAGTACGTCATCGAGCGCATCGGTTCGCTCGTCGGCCCGGACGCGGTCTACACCGCGGGCGTCGGCCAGCACCAGATGTGGGCCGCGCAGTTCGTGAAGTACGAGAACCCGCGCACCTGGATCAACTCCGGCGGTCTCGGCACGATGGGCTTCGCCGTCCCCGCCGCGATGGGCGCCAAGTTCGGTGTCCCGGACAAGCAGGTCTGGGCCATCGACGGTGACGGCTGTTTCCAGATGACGAACCAGGAACTGGCCACCTGCGCCATCGAAGGCGCGCCGATCAAGGTCGCCGTCATCAACAACGGCAACCTGGGCATGGTCCGCCAGTGGCAGAACCTCTTCTACTCGGAGCGGTACTCCAACACCGATCTCGGTACTCACAAACACCGCATCCCCGACTTCACCCTGCTCGCGGAGGCGCTCGGCTGTGCCGGGCTCCGCTGTGAGACCAAGGAGGACGTCGACGCCACCATCCGGCGCGCCATGGAGATCAACGACCGCCCCGTCGTGATCGATTTCGTGGTGGGGAAGGATGCCCAGGTGTGGCCCATGGTGGCCGCGGGCACCGGTAACGACGAGATCATGGCCGTGCGCGGGATCCGCCCGCTCTTCGACGACGACGAAGTCGCCGCCGAGGCGGAGATCAACGCGGCAGCGGAAGGAGACGCCCGATGA
- a CDS encoding PH domain-containing protein — protein MAEEKQQEQANEAPKAVFKIPNTALLAIAFLVVCVTPVAFGDVPYLQWLYLFPIALAVFVIRTRTTATAAGLEVRTMFGHRDLPWTSLKGLAITDKAKVQAVLKDESKIALPAVRTRHLPVISLVSAGRMADPSGLTDDVAKAEETAPEKDEASGE, from the coding sequence GTGGCCGAAGAAAAGCAGCAAGAACAGGCGAACGAGGCTCCCAAAGCCGTCTTCAAGATTCCGAACACGGCACTGCTGGCGATCGCTTTCCTCGTCGTCTGTGTGACGCCTGTCGCGTTCGGCGACGTGCCGTACCTCCAGTGGCTGTACCTTTTCCCGATCGCGCTGGCGGTGTTCGTCATCCGGACCCGCACGACGGCGACCGCCGCGGGACTGGAAGTCCGCACGATGTTCGGGCACCGGGACCTGCCGTGGACCTCCCTCAAGGGCCTCGCCATCACCGACAAGGCGAAGGTGCAGGCGGTGCTGAAGGACGAGTCCAAGATCGCCCTCCCCGCCGTGCGCACCCGTCATCTTCCGGTGATCTCGCTGGTCAGCGCGGGCCGCATGGCCGACCCTTCCGGACTGACCGACGACGTCGCCAAGGCCGAGGAGACGGCTCCGGAAAAGGACGAAGCCTCCGGGGAGTAG
- the ilvD gene encoding dihydroxy-acid dehydratase, producing MPQLRSRTTTHGRNAAGARSLWRATGMTDSDFGKPIVAIANSYTQFVPGHVHLKDLGEIVAGAVKEAGGVAREFHTIAVDDGIAMGHSGMLYSLPSREIIADSVEYMVNAHQADALVCISNCDKITPGMLNAAMRLNIPVVFVSGGPMEAGKAVVVGGVAQAPTDLITAIAASASSEVDEEGLSIVERSACPTCGSCSGMFTANSMNCLTEALGLSLPGNGSTLATHAARKTLFEDAGRTVVELCKRWYEQDDESALPRSIASKKAFENAMALDMAMGGSTNTVLHILAAAQEGEVDFTIDDIDAIGRRVPCLSKVAPNSDYHMEDVHRAGGIPAILGELYRGGLLNTDVHSVHSPDLESWLSTWDIRAKEPSERAVELFHAAPGGVRTTEAFSTENRWSSLDTDASDGCIHDVEHAYTKDGGLAILRGNLAENGAVIKSAGIDEELWRFEGPARVLESQEEAVSAILKKEIQPGEVLVIRYEGPAGGPGMQEMLHPTAFLKGSGLGKKCALITDGRFSGGSSGISVGHISPEAAAGGAIGLVQNGDRILLDVHERRLELLVDEDVLAERRAKMEASERPWQPVSRDRKVTAALRAYARMATSADTGAVRDPNK from the coding sequence GTGCCTCAACTCCGTTCCCGGACCACCACCCACGGCCGCAACGCGGCGGGCGCCCGCTCGCTCTGGCGCGCCACGGGAATGACCGACAGCGACTTCGGCAAGCCGATCGTCGCCATCGCGAACTCCTACACCCAGTTCGTGCCGGGGCACGTGCACCTCAAGGACCTCGGCGAGATCGTCGCGGGCGCGGTGAAGGAGGCGGGCGGCGTCGCCCGCGAGTTCCACACGATCGCCGTCGACGACGGGATCGCCATGGGGCACAGCGGAATGCTCTACTCGCTGCCCTCGCGCGAGATCATCGCGGACTCCGTCGAGTACATGGTGAACGCGCACCAGGCCGACGCGCTGGTCTGCATCTCCAACTGCGACAAGATCACCCCCGGCATGCTGAACGCCGCCATGCGGCTGAACATCCCGGTGGTGTTCGTCTCCGGCGGGCCGATGGAAGCGGGCAAGGCCGTGGTCGTCGGCGGGGTCGCGCAGGCGCCGACCGACCTGATCACCGCGATCGCCGCGTCGGCCAGCAGCGAGGTCGACGAAGAAGGCCTGTCCATTGTGGAGCGTTCGGCCTGCCCGACCTGCGGTTCGTGCTCGGGCATGTTCACCGCGAACTCGATGAACTGCCTCACCGAGGCGCTCGGGCTCTCCCTGCCGGGCAACGGCTCCACCCTCGCCACGCACGCCGCCCGCAAGACGCTGTTCGAGGACGCCGGACGCACGGTCGTCGAGCTGTGCAAGCGCTGGTACGAGCAGGATGACGAGTCCGCGCTCCCGCGCTCGATCGCGTCGAAGAAGGCCTTCGAGAACGCGATGGCCCTCGACATGGCGATGGGTGGTTCGACCAACACGGTGCTGCACATCCTCGCCGCCGCGCAGGAAGGCGAGGTCGACTTCACCATCGACGACATCGATGCCATCGGCCGCCGCGTGCCGTGCCTGTCGAAGGTCGCGCCGAACTCGGACTACCACATGGAGGACGTTCACCGCGCGGGCGGAATCCCGGCCATCCTCGGCGAGCTTTACCGCGGCGGGCTCCTGAACACCGACGTCCACTCCGTGCACTCGCCGGATCTGGAGTCGTGGCTGTCCACTTGGGACATCCGCGCGAAGGAGCCGTCGGAGCGGGCTGTCGAACTGTTCCACGCCGCGCCGGGCGGGGTCCGGACCACGGAGGCGTTCTCCACCGAGAACCGCTGGTCCTCTTTGGACACCGACGCTTCGGACGGCTGCATCCACGACGTCGAGCACGCCTACACCAAGGACGGCGGGCTCGCGATCCTGCGCGGCAACCTCGCCGAGAACGGCGCCGTCATCAAGTCGGCGGGCATCGACGAGGAACTCTGGCGCTTCGAAGGCCCGGCACGGGTGCTGGAAAGCCAGGAAGAGGCGGTTTCGGCCATCCTCAAGAAGGAGATCCAGCCCGGCGAGGTGCTGGTGATCCGCTACGAAGGCCCGGCGGGCGGGCCGGGAATGCAGGAGATGCTGCACCCGACGGCGTTCCTCAAGGGCTCGGGGCTGGGCAAGAAGTGCGCGCTGATCACCGACGGCCGGTTCTCCGGCGGCTCGTCGGGCATCTCGGTCGGGCACATCTCGCCCGAGGCCGCCGCGGGCGGGGCGATCGGCCTGGTCCAGAACGGCGACCGGATCCTGCTCGACGTCCACGAGCGCCGTCTCGAACTGCTCGTCGACGAGGACGTGCTGGCCGAGCGCCGCGCGAAGATGGAGGCGAGCGAGCGGCCATGGCAGCCGGTCTCGCGGGACCGGAAGGTCACCGCCGCTCTGCGTGCCTACGCGCGGATGGCGACTTCGGCCGACACCGGCGCCGTGCGCGACCCGAACAAGTAA
- a CDS encoding DoxX family protein has product MISDVADSDSGPGPAETRGGIDLGLLVLRVVLGVTMGAHGLQHLFGAFGGPGVGGFTRVLGSLGYTSQTTLLSWITGISEVLGGALVLVGLFTPIGAAALLGVCANIVFVKFGGGFFQKDGQGFEFELLLGAASLTVLLAGSGRLALDANTPWRKRPLSFGLIGLLLAAAASVVVIVLCR; this is encoded by the coding sequence ATGATCTCGGATGTGGCCGACTCCGACAGCGGCCCCGGCCCGGCGGAGACCAGGGGTGGGATCGATCTCGGTCTGCTCGTCCTGCGGGTGGTGCTCGGCGTGACCATGGGCGCGCACGGGCTCCAGCACCTCTTCGGCGCTTTCGGCGGGCCTGGGGTCGGCGGCTTCACCAGGGTGCTCGGCAGCCTCGGCTACACCAGCCAGACCACGCTGCTTTCGTGGATCACCGGGATCAGCGAGGTGCTCGGCGGCGCGCTCGTGCTGGTGGGCCTGTTCACCCCGATCGGTGCCGCCGCGCTGCTCGGGGTCTGCGCGAACATCGTGTTCGTGAAGTTCGGCGGCGGGTTCTTCCAGAAGGACGGCCAGGGCTTCGAGTTCGAGCTCCTGCTGGGCGCCGCTTCGCTGACCGTGCTGCTCGCGGGCTCCGGGCGCCTCGCGCTGGACGCCAACACCCCGTGGCGGAAGCGGCCGCTCTCGTTCGGGCTGATCGGACTGCTGCTGGCGGCGGCCGCCTCGGTCGTGGTGATCGTTTTGTGCCGGTAG
- a CDS encoding DUF72 domain-containing protein — protein MWTHKAWAGRFLPRSQPAGERLRAYSGWCNAVEGNTTFYATPARDTVETWAKQTGPGFRFVLKLPKVVTHERRLTGVEVEMRAFLDAIEPLGDRAVLWTQLPGSFGPTDVDTLVRFLRRLPVGLRRAVEVRHPEFHTDARSTSLLERALIDVDAEWVPFDTEVFFRSPPISEAEQDAWGKKPRLPRRTRALTDRPIVRYLGRDSTKETVEGWRPWAEVVADWLRAGRSPTVFVHTPDNDDAPALARRFHDDVRALVPGLGPLPEPEPVEPATLF, from the coding sequence ATGTGGACGCACAAGGCGTGGGCCGGGCGGTTCCTGCCGCGATCGCAGCCCGCGGGGGAGCGTCTGCGGGCCTACTCCGGCTGGTGCAACGCGGTCGAAGGCAACACGACCTTCTACGCGACCCCCGCCAGGGACACCGTCGAGACGTGGGCGAAGCAGACCGGCCCCGGCTTCCGGTTCGTGCTCAAGCTGCCCAAGGTCGTCACGCACGAGCGACGGCTCACCGGCGTCGAAGTCGAGATGCGGGCGTTCCTGGACGCGATCGAACCTCTCGGCGACCGGGCGGTCCTGTGGACCCAGCTGCCCGGCTCGTTCGGCCCGACGGACGTCGACACTCTCGTCCGTTTCCTGCGCCGTCTCCCCGTCGGTCTCCGGCGCGCCGTGGAAGTGCGCCATCCCGAATTCCACACCGATGCCCGCTCGACGTCGCTGCTGGAGCGGGCGCTCATCGACGTGGACGCCGAATGGGTGCCGTTCGACACCGAGGTCTTCTTCCGGAGCCCGCCGATCAGCGAGGCCGAGCAGGACGCGTGGGGCAAGAAACCGCGGCTGCCGAGGCGGACGCGGGCGCTGACCGACCGGCCGATCGTCCGCTACCTCGGCCGGGATTCGACCAAGGAGACCGTCGAGGGGTGGCGGCCGTGGGCGGAGGTGGTCGCCGATTGGCTGCGCGCGGGCCGGTCGCCGACGGTCTTCGTGCACACTCCGGACAACGACGACGCGCCGGCGCTCGCCCGCCGCTTCCACGATGACGTGCGCGCCCTGGTGCCCGGCCTCGGCCCGCTGCCCGAACCCGAACCGGTCGAGCCGGCGACCCTGTTCTGA
- a CDS encoding 2-hydroxyacid dehydrogenase, which yields MTVTVLVPDEEGVAALSEIEGVRPVVYRRGESVPAEAAQAEVLVTGDQPSEELWRELPNVKLVQLLVAGAEDWVGKVPDGVLLSTCRGAHGGSSAEWVVAVLLTIYRGLDGFADHHRRKHWERRITDTLQGKKALIIGAGDLGRHLRRRLETFDVRCTMVGTTAREGVHGVGELPELLPEHDITVLMVPLTPHTRGLVDAGFLAAMPDDAILVNVSRGPVVVTDALVAELASGRLRAALDVTDPEPLPDGHPLWEVPGLLLTPHVAGAVSGRRQRAYAVAVRELSHYMSGELPKNLVHGEY from the coding sequence ATGACGGTAACCGTGCTCGTACCCGACGAAGAGGGAGTGGCCGCGCTTTCGGAGATCGAGGGCGTGCGTCCGGTGGTGTACCGCCGCGGGGAGTCAGTGCCCGCCGAGGCCGCTCAGGCCGAGGTCCTCGTGACCGGCGACCAGCCCAGCGAGGAACTCTGGCGCGAACTGCCGAACGTCAAACTCGTGCAGCTGCTGGTGGCGGGGGCGGAGGACTGGGTCGGCAAGGTGCCGGACGGCGTCCTGCTCTCCACCTGCCGCGGCGCGCACGGCGGGAGCTCGGCCGAATGGGTGGTCGCGGTCCTCCTGACGATCTACCGCGGTCTCGACGGATTCGCCGACCACCACCGGCGGAAGCACTGGGAACGCCGGATCACCGACACCCTCCAGGGCAAGAAGGCCCTCATCATCGGCGCGGGCGACCTCGGCAGGCATCTGCGCCGCCGGCTGGAGACGTTCGACGTGCGCTGCACGATGGTCGGCACGACCGCCCGCGAAGGCGTGCACGGCGTCGGCGAGCTGCCCGAGCTGCTGCCCGAACACGACATCACGGTGCTGATGGTGCCGCTCACCCCGCATACCCGCGGCCTGGTCGACGCCGGTTTCCTCGCCGCGATGCCGGACGACGCGATCCTGGTCAACGTCTCGCGGGGGCCGGTCGTGGTCACCGACGCGCTCGTCGCGGAACTCGCGTCGGGACGGCTGCGCGCCGCCCTCGACGTCACCGACCCCGAGCCGCTGCCCGACGGGCATCCGCTGTGGGAGGTGCCGGGGCTGCTGCTGACGCCGCACGTCGCGGGCGCGGTGAGCGGGAGACGGCAGCGCGCCTACGCGGTGGCTGTCCGGGAGCTGAGCCACTATATGAGCGGGGAGCTGCCGAAGAACCTGGTCCACGGCGAATACTGA
- a CDS encoding PQQ-dependent sugar dehydrogenase → MRTRYRRKWTAPLAMLACSALMLSGCADFDNTAAGQNFTPVNPPSPEVPPQVGPGGDAGDSGPGGPGRGNGPNQSQTPIPPPQGCKDFDKAVIATCLDTVAAVAAIPGDGTSPSALAGERKSGRIMLAAAGKDPADWATIPVDGSSDGGLSSLALSPGFAEDQLVFAYITTQSDNRVVRLAKGQAPKPVLTGIPKGTTGNRGVIGTDAKGALLVATGDAGNAGLAADPGSLAGKVLRIDTSGKPAPGNPTAGSAVFATGVHSPGGMCRDQTGSRLWLTDRLADKDVLYRLRGGQPLATPAWSWTDKPGVAGCADFVGATGYLTLTTSIAGNLQNLPVTPDGAVTGKPNVVMDGKVGKPPKTFGRLSAMSMVNPQMAVTGTLNKDGGAPVSSDDRVVIVTPSAGAGVNGKD, encoded by the coding sequence GTGCGTACCCGGTACCGGCGGAAATGGACCGCGCCGCTGGCCATGCTGGCCTGCAGCGCGCTGATGCTCTCCGGCTGCGCCGACTTCGACAACACGGCCGCCGGGCAGAACTTCACCCCGGTCAATCCGCCGTCCCCGGAGGTCCCGCCGCAGGTCGGGCCCGGTGGTGACGCCGGCGACTCGGGCCCCGGCGGCCCTGGCCGCGGGAACGGGCCGAACCAGTCCCAGACGCCGATCCCGCCGCCACAGGGCTGCAAGGACTTCGACAAGGCCGTCATCGCGACCTGCCTGGACACCGTCGCCGCCGTGGCCGCGATCCCCGGCGACGGCACCTCGCCCAGCGCGCTCGCGGGCGAACGCAAGAGCGGCCGGATCATGCTCGCCGCCGCCGGGAAGGACCCGGCCGACTGGGCGACCATCCCCGTGGACGGCTCGAGCGACGGCGGCCTCAGCTCGCTCGCCCTTTCCCCCGGTTTCGCCGAAGACCAGCTCGTCTTCGCCTATATCACCACCCAGTCCGACAACCGGGTCGTCCGCCTCGCGAAGGGCCAGGCGCCGAAACCGGTGCTGACCGGCATCCCCAAGGGCACCACCGGCAACCGGGGCGTGATCGGCACCGACGCCAAGGGCGCGCTCCTGGTCGCCACCGGCGACGCGGGCAACGCCGGGCTCGCGGCCGATCCCGGATCGCTCGCCGGGAAGGTGCTGCGTATCGACACCTCCGGCAAACCGGCGCCGGGTAACCCCACGGCGGGCTCGGCGGTCTTCGCGACCGGCGTGCACTCCCCCGGCGGGATGTGCCGTGACCAGACCGGTTCACGGCTTTGGCTGACGGACAGGCTGGCCGACAAGGACGTCCTGTACCGGCTTCGCGGGGGTCAGCCGCTGGCCACCCCGGCGTGGAGCTGGACCGACAAGCCCGGTGTGGCGGGCTGCGCGGACTTCGTCGGTGCCACCGGCTACCTCACCCTCACGACGTCGATCGCGGGCAACCTGCAGAACCTGCCGGTCACCCCGGACGGCGCGGTGACCGGTAAACCCAATGTGGTCATGGACGGCAAGGTCGGCAAGCCGCCGAAGACCTTCGGCAGGCTCTCCGCGATGAGCATGGTCAACCCGCAGATGGCGGTGACCGGGACGCTCAACAAGGACGGCGGAGCACCGGTGTCGAGCGACGACCGCGTTGTCATCGTCACACCGTCGGCAGGCGCCGGAGTGAACGGCAAGGACTAG